In Rhodospirillales bacterium, the genomic window CGTTGTCTTTCCGGCTCCGTTGGCGCCAATCAACGTTACGATCTCGCCTTTGTTCACGCTCAGCGAGACGTTTTTGAGCGCCATGATACTGCCGTAGGCAACGGCAAGATCGCGGATATCAAGCATGGCCCACCTGACCGTGGCCGAGATAGGCCTCGACGACCTCGAGATTCTGTTGAATGGCGCTTGGCGCGCCTTCCGCGATCTTCTTGCCGAAGTTCAAGACGACGATGCGTTGGGCCAGATTCATGACGACATCCATGTCGTGCTCGATGATCACGAGCGTGAGACCGCTTTCGTAAATACGCCGGATCGCGGCGACCAATTCCACGGACTCCGAAGGGTTCATTCCCGAGGCCGGCTCGTCGAGAAGCAGAAGCTTGGGGGCGGTTGCCAGAGCGCGCGCGATCTCGAGCCGGCGCAACAATCCGAGTGGCAGTTCGCTGGCCAGCCGGTCGCGATGTTCATCCAAATACGTCAGGGTCAGGATACGATCGATTTCGCCATGTCGGGCGACTTCCCTGGCGTGCCGCGTATGCTGCCCCCGCAACCAACCCCAGGGTTCGATGTGCAGCGCCTGCGCCGTCCACACGGT contains:
- a CDS encoding ABC transporter ATP-binding protein, whose product is MLEVQALTRSFGGLVAVNDVSVSVAQGEILGIIGPNGAGKTTLFNLITGFLSPSAGRIRFQGDDITHTPTHRLVQRGLARTFQTVRFHRESTVWETVWTAQALHIEPWGWLRGQHTRHAREVARHGEIDRILTLTYLDEHRDRLASELPLGLLRRLEIARALATAPKLLLLDEPASGMNPSESVELVAAIRRIYESGLTLVIIEHDMDVVMNLAQRIVVLNFGKKIAEGAPSAIQQNLEVVEAYLGHGQVGHA